From Pararge aegeria chromosome 9, ilParAegt1.1, whole genome shotgun sequence, the proteins below share one genomic window:
- the LOC120626296 gene encoding myrosinase 1-like, whose translation MQSLSRVAHVAILACFSLMFITKGVSTLVSKNGLSNYSFPDKFMFGVATAAFQIEGAWNEDGKGESMWDTYLHKHPNFTVDHTNGDLATDSYHKYKQDIIMLQSLGVKYYRMSISWPRILPNGTDHYINKAGVRYYRKIFQELIKAKITPVVTLFHWDLPTALMDLGGWTNPKMVDYFEDYARVVFSLFGDMVKTWTTMNELHVHCYNGYDLNAFVPAMQSHGIGVYLCSHYMLLGHARAYHLYDKEFRPKQKGKIGLTLDVFYAEPKDSNNKEDVEAAERYLQMHLGLYAHPVYSKEGDYPALVRERIDNMSRTQGYPRSRLPVFTPEEVEMVRGTSDFFGINHYTTVLASASSMEPGWLVPSLDHDAGVKSEQDPKWPIPGAFWLAVYPPGLRKIVNWITNNYGTRVPIIITENGVCDSGGLNDYERVSYYNKYLYQLLLAMHEDGCRVEGYFAWTLMDDFEWSDGYTVKFGLFHVDFNHPERKRTPKLSALNYREILRTRRINFNYIKMPSYKYNNL comes from the exons ATGCAGAGCCTGAGTAGAGTCGCCCATGTCGCTATTTTAGCGTGCTTCAG ccTGATGTTTATCACAAAGGGAGTGAGCACGTTAGTAAGCAAAAATGGGCTGAGCAACTATTCGTTTCCGGACAAATTCATGTTCGGAGTCGCGACGGCTGCATTTCAAATTGAAGGAGCTTGGAATGAAGATG gcaAAGGTGAAAGTATGTGGGACACTTACTTACACAAGCATCCGAATTTCACAGTGGATCATACGAACGGTGATCTAGCCACCGATTCTTATCACAAATATAAGCAAGATATAATAATGCTGCAATCCCTCGGAGTCAAATATTACAGAATGTCAATATCATGGCCAAG aatcCTGCCAAACGGGACCGACCATTACATAAACAAAGCAGGTGTCAGATACTATCGTAAAATTTTCCAAGAGCTCATAAAAGCCAAAATTACTCCAGTAGTCACACTTTTCCACTGGGACTTGCCTACAGCACTTATGGACCTAGGTGGGTGGACCAACCCAAAGATGGTGGATTATTTTGAGGATTACGCAAGAGTAGTGTTTAGCTTGTTCGGAGATATGGTCAAAACTTGGACAACGATGAACGAGCTTCACGTACACTGCTATAAC ggTTACGATCTTAATGCTTTTGTTCCTGCAATGCAATCACATGGAATTGGAGTTTATTTGTGCTCGCATTATATGCTCTTGGGACATGCTAGAGCTTACCATTTATATGACAAGGAATTTCGGCCTAAGCAGAaag GTAAAATTGGATTAACCCTTGATGTGTTCTATGCCGAACCTAAGGATAGCAACAATAAGGAAGATGTAGAAGCTGCTGAACGATATCTTCAGATGCAT TTGGGACTTTACGCTCATCCAGTTTATTCTAAAGAAGGAGACTATCCAGCATTGGTGCGAGAAAGAATTGATAATATGAGTCGAACTCAAGGTTACCCACGGTCCCGCCTGCCAGTGTTCACACCCGaagag GTTGAAATGGTGCGTGGAACATCAGACTTTTTTGGGATTAACCACTATACTACTGTATTGGCATCTGCATCTTCAATGGAACCGGGCTGGCTAGTTCCTTCACTTGACCACGACGCGGGCGTTAAGTCAGAACAAGATCCGAAATGGCCGATTCCCGGAGCGTTTTGGCTAGCC GTATACCCACCGGGATTGCGAAAAATCGTCAACTGGATAACTAACAATTATGGAACTAGAGTACCTATTATTATAACGGAAAATGGAGTATGCGACTCTGGTGGGCTCAACGATTATGAACGAgtatcttattataataaatatctttaccAATTGTTGCTCGCCATGCACGAGGATGGATGTAGAGTTGAGGGATATTTTGCCTGGACGCTTATGGACGACTTCGAATGGTCTGATGGATACAC agttAAGTTTGGTCTTTTCCACGTGGATTTCAATCATCCAGAAAGGAAGAGAACGCCAAAGTTGTCAGCTCTCAACTACAGAGAGATTCTGCGGACGAGGCGTATCAACTTTAACTATATAAAGATGccatcatataaatataataacttataa